Proteins from a genomic interval of Thunnus thynnus chromosome 5, fThuThy2.1, whole genome shotgun sequence:
- the si:ch211-256a21.4 gene encoding uncharacterized protein si:ch211-256a21.4, whose product MKLLELGDSISRFRFAQSCVGLAGCLCVCYAVWTPFWLKDKGLWTEWNNTKSDQTNRKDSNVFNALEAERVFGVLSFLMAMSTGTLSLVFALCWTSETVRSYSNTRSLLMAGQALYPTTLLLLTMVSTGFFFLLSWSLFTYQHKEEIHQDFSSLGSSYWLGALGWVLLLVVEMIVFIAEQLVVPDILPDLEKAVEKWRDESQLKSANRSFSDSYHPGYSTSNIAPKRYMSSP is encoded by the exons ATGAAATTGCTGGAGTTAGGGGACTCCATCAGTCGCTTCAGATTTGCTCAGTCCTGTGTGGGGCTGGCTGGTTGCCTCTGTGTGTGCTATGCAGTCTGGACACCATTCTGGCTGAAGGACAAGGGACTCTGGACAGAGTGGAATAACACTAAAAGTGACCAGACAAATCGCAAAGACAGCAATGTCTTCAATG CTCTGGAAGCAGAGAGAGTATTTGGGGTTCTGTCTTTCCTGATGGCTATGAGCACTGGCACTCTGTCTCTGGTGTTTGCCCTCTGCTGGACATCTGAGACAGTGCGCTCCTACTCCAACACTCGCTCTCTGCTCATGGCAGGACAGGCTCTTTACCCcaccaccctgctgctcctcacCATGGTCTCTACAG gtttcttcttcctcctcagctgGTCTCTTTTCACCTATCAGCACAAGGAAGAAATCCACCAGGACTTCTCCAGCCTGGGCTCCTCGTATTGGCTGGGGGCTTTAGGCTGGGTCCTGCTGTTGGTTGTGGAGATGATAGTCTTTATAGCAGAACAACTAGTCGTGCCAGACATCCTACCAGACTTAGAGAAGGCTGTGGAGAAGTGGCGGGATGAATCACAACTAAAGTCCGCTAATCGCTCCTTCAGCGACAGTTATCACCCTGGTTACAGCACAAGCAACATAGCTCCAAAGAGGTATATGTCATCACCTTGA